The Pseudofrankia sp. DC12 region ACACCCTGCTCGCCGCCCTGCTCGCCGCGATGCTCGGGCCGCAGGAACGCGGCGGGCTCGCCGAGCGGATCGCCCGGCAGACCATCACCGACCGGATCCGCTCCTTCGAGGAGATGATCCAGTCCGAGATCCGCCGCCGGATGGCCGAGGAGCGCGGCCTGCAGGCCACCGAGCGGACCGCGGTCAAGCCGCTCACCGACCAGGTCGAGTTCCTGCGGGCCTCGCACCAGGACCTCGTCGAGCTGCGTCGCCAGGTCTACCCGCTGGCGCGCCGGCTCGCGACGCGGCTGACCGCCAAGCGCCGCTCCGGGCGCACCGGCCGCCTGGACTTCCGGCGTACCGTGCGCGCGTCGCTGGCGACCGGCGGAGTGCCGCTGGAGACCAAGCACCGGCCGCACAAGCCGCACAAGCCGGAACTGGTCGTGCTCTGCGACGTCTCCGGCTCGGTGGCGTCGTTCGCGCACTTCACCCTGATGCTTACCCATGCCCTGCGCGAGCAGTTCTCCAAGGTGCGGGCGTTCGGCTTCATCGACACGACCGACGAGGTCACCCGGTTCCTGCGCGGCGTCGACCTCGGCGACATGATGGGCCGGATCGCCAGCGAGGCGGACCTGGTCTGGTTCGACGGCCACAGCGACTACGGCCACGCCATCGAGGTCTTCGCCGAGCGCTACCCCGACGCCGTCGGCCCTAGGACCTCCCTGCTCGTCCTCGGCGACGCCCGCAACAACTACCGCGCCACCGAGTCGACCATCTTCAGGCGCCTGTGCTCCCAGGCCCGCCACGCCTACTGGCTCAACCCGGAG contains the following coding sequences:
- a CDS encoding VWA domain-containing protein, whose product is MNLVDRTVEFTAALRRAGVPVSTAETVDAARAVGAIGWLDREAVRAAFATTMCKRPLYRNAFDTLFDLYFPPRIGDGVAVGRDGVTGLGDGEPSGEQREPTREELDALKKALREQLQQALLDGDDESLRDLARQAVAAFGSAPGGGQNGRSWFVFRVLRAMSPDTLLAALLAAMLGPQERGGLAERIARQTITDRIRSFEEMIQSEIRRRMAEERGLQATERTAVKPLTDQVEFLRASHQDLVELRRQVYPLARRLATRLTAKRRSGRTGRLDFRRTVRASLATGGVPLETKHRPHKPHKPELVVLCDVSGSVASFAHFTLMLTHALREQFSKVRAFGFIDTTDEVTRFLRGVDLGDMMGRIASEADLVWFDGHSDYGHAIEVFAERYPDAVGPRTSLLVLGDARNNYRATESTIFRRLCSQARHAYWLNPEPKSYWGSGDSATKAYGDIVDEMVECRNVEQLEAFIERLLPT